A single window of Flavobacterium aestivum DNA harbors:
- the menA gene encoding 1,4-dihydroxy-2-naphthoate octaprenyltransferase: MKHWIEAARLRTLPLSVSGIIVGSMYALRPTENIDTPTDVFSWKIFAFALLTTLGLQVLSNFANDYGDGVKGTDNEDRVGPKRAIQSGVITPQAMKRALVITSILTLLSAILLIYVAFGESNLVYSLFYLVLGILAIASAIRYTVGNSAYGYRGYGDIFVFVFFGLVSTIGVNFLYSKQLDLVLILPAIAVGLLSVGVLNLNNMRDQASDAKSGKNTVVVKIGAEAAKKYHYFLIISAMVSVLVFAILNDFRFDQYLFVLAYIPLTKHLITVSKNQDPKLLDPELKKVALSTFFLSILLSLCMISLISDIFVNAFLGGR; encoded by the coding sequence ATGAAACACTGGATTGAAGCCGCAAGATTAAGAACATTACCATTATCAGTTTCCGGAATTATAGTGGGAAGTATGTATGCACTTAGACCTACTGAGAATATAGATACTCCAACAGATGTTTTTAGTTGGAAAATATTTGCTTTTGCATTGCTAACGACTTTGGGATTGCAAGTGCTGTCTAATTTTGCCAATGATTATGGAGATGGCGTTAAAGGAACCGATAATGAAGATAGAGTAGGACCAAAACGTGCTATCCAAAGTGGAGTAATCACTCCACAAGCTATGAAACGTGCTTTAGTGATAACTTCAATACTTACATTGCTTTCTGCAATATTATTGATTTATGTTGCTTTTGGAGAGAGTAATCTTGTGTATTCCTTATTCTATTTAGTATTGGGGATCTTAGCTATAGCTTCTGCGATTCGTTATACAGTAGGGAATTCTGCTTATGGATATCGTGGATACGGAGATATTTTTGTCTTTGTGTTTTTTGGTTTGGTGAGTACTATAGGAGTTAATTTTTTGTATTCAAAACAATTGGACTTAGTTTTGATCTTACCAGCGATTGCTGTTGGATTATTGAGCGTTGGAGTTTTGAATCTGAACAATATGCGTGATCAGGCTTCGGATGCTAAGTCTGGAAAGAATACCGTAGTAGTAAAAATTGGTGCTGAAGCAGCCAAAAAATACCATTACTTTTTGATAATTTCAGCAATGGTGTCTGTGCTGGTTTTTGCTATATTGAATGATTTTCGTTTCGATCAATATTTGTTTGTATTGGCTTATATTCCGTTGACAAAACATTTAATCACAGTGTCTAAAAATCAAGATCCAAAATTGCTTGATCCTGAATTAAAGAAAGTGGCATTGAGTACCTTTTTCCTTTCTATATTACTTTCGTTATGTATGATTTCTTTGATTTCAGACATTTTTGTAAATGCCTTTTTGGGAGGAAGGTAA
- a CDS encoding nuclear transport factor 2 family protein yields MNSKEQLIHKFYTAFANADTKTMCECYHPKIKFYDPVFGLLKENDACQMWKMLIEKSKGNIKIEFSDIKADEYMGSANWIATYNFSKTNRKVINRIEAQFQFKDGLIIKHTDDFCIWEWSKQALGFKGLLLGWTGFMEMKIQKQSLTTLKHYQETTLV; encoded by the coding sequence ATGAATTCAAAAGAGCAACTAATTCATAAATTTTATACCGCTTTCGCGAATGCTGACACTAAAACTATGTGCGAATGCTATCATCCGAAAATTAAATTTTATGACCCTGTTTTTGGTCTATTAAAAGAGAATGATGCATGCCAAATGTGGAAGATGTTGATTGAAAAAAGCAAAGGCAATATCAAAATAGAATTTTCAGATATTAAAGCGGATGAATACATGGGATCCGCAAATTGGATTGCAACCTATAATTTTAGCAAAACCAATAGAAAGGTAATAAATCGAATCGAAGCCCAATTTCAATTTAAGGATGGCTTAATCATCAAACATACTGATGATTTTTGCATCTGGGAATGGTCTAAACAAGCTTTGGGCTTTAAGGGATTATTATTAGGATGGACCGGTTTCATGGAAATGAAAATTCAAAAACAATCACTTACCACTTTAAAACACTACCAAGAAACAACATTAGTATAA
- a CDS encoding o-succinylbenzoate synthase has product MFASYHKYILNFKRPSGTSRGVMTEKETWFIVLEQDGKKGIGECGILRGLSADDRPDYEEKLQWTCANIHLGKDELWDALIEFPSIQFGVEMAFQSLVSETPFLLFPSDFTKGIKSIPINGLVWMGEESFMKQQIEEKLADGFRCIKLKIGAIDFDKELQLLQFIREHFTPEQVEIRVDANGAFDSNEALYKLNQLAGFVLHSIEQPIQKNNTDSMAELCKITPFPIALDEELIGVFTKAEKEKLLTKIKPQYIILKPSFIGGFRGAQEWISLAEKYNIGWWITSALESNIGLNAIAQWTFLQHNLMPQGLGTGALYTNNFDCPLQVLQGQLWYSKDGIWPLNLDRF; this is encoded by the coding sequence ATGTTTGCTTCTTACCACAAATACATTCTAAACTTCAAACGTCCATCAGGAACTTCTCGTGGTGTGATGACCGAAAAAGAAACTTGGTTTATTGTCTTAGAACAAGACGGGAAAAAGGGGATAGGTGAGTGTGGAATCTTAAGAGGTTTGAGTGCTGATGATCGTCCCGATTATGAAGAAAAATTACAATGGACTTGCGCGAATATTCATTTGGGGAAAGATGAACTTTGGGATGCTTTAATTGAGTTTCCTTCGATACAGTTTGGGGTCGAAATGGCGTTCCAATCTTTGGTTAGTGAAACTCCATTTTTGCTCTTTCCTTCCGACTTTACAAAAGGTATAAAATCGATCCCGATTAATGGTTTGGTTTGGATGGGTGAGGAGTCTTTTATGAAGCAACAAATAGAAGAAAAATTGGCTGATGGTTTCCGTTGTATAAAACTCAAAATTGGGGCTATAGATTTTGATAAAGAACTGCAATTATTGCAATTTATTCGAGAACATTTTACTCCGGAACAAGTTGAAATTAGAGTGGATGCGAACGGTGCTTTCGATTCAAATGAAGCTTTATATAAATTAAATCAACTAGCTGGTTTTGTGTTGCATAGTATTGAGCAGCCAATTCAAAAAAACAACACTGACAGTATGGCAGAGCTGTGTAAAATCACTCCTTTTCCTATCGCGTTAGACGAGGAACTGATCGGGGTTTTTACAAAGGCTGAAAAAGAAAAATTATTGACTAAGATTAAGCCGCAATACATCATTTTGAAGCCTAGTTTTATAGGCGGTTTTAGAGGTGCGCAGGAGTGGATTTCCTTGGCTGAAAAGTATAATATTGGATGGTGGATTACCTCGGCTTTAGAAAGTAATATAGGTCTAAATGCTATTGCTCAATGGACATTTTTGCAACATAATTTAATGCCTCAAGGATTAGGGACGGGAGCTTTATATACAAATAATTTTGATTGCCCGTTACAAGTTTTGCAAGGGCAATTATGGTATAGTAAGGATGGGATTTGGCCGCTTAATTTGGATCGCTTTTAA
- a CDS encoding peptidoglycan DD-metalloendopeptidase family protein, with protein MKPLNDLFLDLKDIKVIDNTIPYQQYTPINLSPSNLELNQLNITNANEFENFIEHFLATNKAKVAYGGYNEIRNLYKRSTSFNDSEERNIHIGLDLWIKAGTPVLAALDGKVHSFQYNNKIADYGPTIILEHQIENQTFYTLYGHLSLESITSIKIGNFFTKGQQLATLGDSTVNGDYAPHLHFQIIKDIKENFGDYPGVCSKSNLDYYLENCPDPNLLLKIS; from the coding sequence ATGAAGCCCCTAAACGATTTGTTTTTAGATTTAAAAGATATTAAAGTAATAGATAATACTATTCCCTATCAACAATATACCCCTATAAATCTATCTCCTTCAAACCTTGAATTAAATCAATTAAACATTACTAATGCTAATGAATTTGAAAACTTTATAGAACATTTTTTAGCAACAAATAAGGCAAAAGTAGCATATGGAGGCTATAATGAAATTCGCAATCTATACAAACGAAGCACTTCATTTAATGATTCAGAGGAAAGAAACATTCATATCGGTTTAGATTTATGGATCAAAGCAGGAACACCCGTTTTAGCCGCTTTAGACGGAAAAGTACATAGTTTTCAATACAATAATAAAATAGCCGATTACGGCCCAACTATTATACTGGAACACCAAATAGAAAATCAAACTTTTTATACTTTATACGGTCATTTATCTCTAGAAAGTATTACTTCTATCAAAATAGGTAACTTTTTCACAAAAGGACAACAACTCGCTACATTAGGAGACTCGACTGTAAATGGTGATTATGCACCACATTTGCATTTTCAGATTATAAAAGACATAAAAGAAAATTTCGGAGATTATCCGGGAGTTTGCAGTAAAAGCAACTTGGATTATTATTTAGAAAACTGTCCTGATCCAAATTTACTATTGAAGATATCATAA
- a CDS encoding DUF6600 domain-containing protein encodes MKFISKIAVLLIAFNSWTMIVPQQATAQVSISFQVFYDDLSPYGSWVLNTHYGYVWLPDVSPGFIPYGTNGHWVYSNVGWTWVSNYSWGWAPFHYGRWYYDYIYGWIWVPDYEWGPAWVVWRRSEGYYGWAPIGPGISINIAYGGNYILPYNQWIVVRDRDLGRTNINNYYVRTPDNSRILKNSTVINNIRTDNTSHARYGIGPNRNEVQRSSGNAITTYTVRDRNKPGHNLSNRELNIYKPRVEKHNASGQKPIPYKVISMKDAKSTKQSNTRTNPSQQKRYDQPTQQPQQKHQEQPKQQQRYDQPAQQPQQKRHEQPKQQQRYDQPAQQSQQDRGQHMKQPRYEQPAQQPQQKHHEQPKQQQRYDQPAQQPQQDHGQPMRQPRYEQPAQQPQQDRGQHMQQPHYEQPAQQPQQDRGQHMQQQHSQKHN; translated from the coding sequence ATGAAATTTATAAGTAAAATAGCAGTTTTGCTCATTGCTTTCAATTCATGGACAATGATAGTGCCTCAACAGGCAACTGCACAAGTTTCAATAAGTTTTCAGGTTTTTTACGATGATCTAAGCCCCTATGGCAGTTGGGTACTTAATACTCATTATGGATACGTTTGGCTTCCTGATGTTTCTCCCGGCTTCATTCCCTATGGTACTAATGGACATTGGGTATATTCTAACGTAGGATGGACATGGGTTTCTAATTATTCATGGGGATGGGCGCCATTTCATTACGGTCGATGGTATTACGACTATATTTATGGATGGATATGGGTACCTGATTACGAATGGGGACCAGCTTGGGTTGTTTGGCGAAGATCTGAAGGTTATTACGGATGGGCACCTATAGGTCCCGGAATTAGTATAAACATTGCATATGGTGGTAATTATATTTTACCTTATAATCAATGGATAGTAGTGAGAGATCGGGATTTAGGGCGAACAAACATCAATAACTATTATGTTAGAACTCCCGATAACAGCAGAATTCTAAAGAACTCTACCGTGATAAACAATATTAGGACAGACAACACTAGTCATGCAAGATACGGAATAGGCCCTAATAGAAACGAAGTACAAAGAAGCTCAGGAAATGCAATTACAACTTACACCGTAAGAGATAGAAATAAACCTGGGCATAATTTGAGCAATAGAGAGCTTAATATCTATAAACCTAGAGTTGAAAAACACAATGCCTCAGGGCAAAAACCTATTCCATATAAAGTCATAAGTATGAAAGACGCAAAGTCTACAAAGCAAAGTAATACTAGAACTAATCCATCGCAACAAAAGCGCTATGATCAACCTACTCAACAACCACAACAGAAACATCAAGAACAACCCAAACAGCAACAACGTTATGATCAACCTGCTCAACAACCACAGCAGAAACGTCATGAACAACCCAAACAGCAACAACGCTATGATCAACCTGCTCAACAATCACAGCAAGATCGTGGTCAACACATGAAACAACCACGTTACGAGCAACCTGCTCAACAACCACAGCAGAAACATCATGAACAACCCAAACAGCAACAACGTTATGATCAACCTGCTCAACAGCCACAACAAGATCATGGTCAACCTATGAGACAACCACGTTACGAGCAACCTGCTCAACAACCACAACAAGATCGTGGTCAACATATGCAACAACCACATTACGAACAACCTGCTCAACAACCACAACAGGATCGTGGTCAACATATGCAACAACAGCATTCACAAAAACATAATTAA
- a CDS encoding DinB family protein, whose product MAIETLKTLFNRDLNKLKTEIGSYQNESRIWSIDKNISNSAGNLCLHLIGNLNTYIGAQIGKTNYIRNRELEFTQKDIPQAELITKIEATIVVVNDALVQLTDEELKEEYPLLVFETKTSTEFLLIHLTTHLAYHLGQINYHRRLLDN is encoded by the coding sequence ATGGCTATTGAAACTCTAAAAACCCTATTTAACCGAGATTTAAATAAACTAAAAACAGAAATCGGGTCGTACCAAAATGAGAGCAGAATTTGGTCTATAGATAAAAATATATCAAATTCAGCAGGAAACCTGTGCTTACACTTAATCGGGAACCTAAACACCTATATTGGAGCTCAAATTGGAAAGACAAATTACATTAGGAATAGAGAACTCGAGTTTACACAAAAAGACATTCCACAAGCGGAATTAATAACCAAAATCGAAGCTACAATTGTTGTTGTAAATGACGCGCTTGTCCAATTAACTGATGAGGAATTAAAGGAAGAATATCCACTTTTAGTTTTTGAAACAAAGACTTCGACAGAGTTTTTATTAATTCACCTCACAACTCATCTTGCTTACCACTTAGGACAAATAAACTATCACAGGCGTCTATTAGACAATTAA
- a CDS encoding tetratricopeptide repeat protein, translating into MRKKYFLLFIALQITINTFSQQDGYWDKDRSTTKEVNVSARDRIVIKTEDLPLGTTEVVYRITLLDQNQQLASSLVSVLKSIPDPTGISQGSAGAVFVLSKISGDDKCTYAIFSTDKLASEYKDSGKTLESCLVQDEPVSKDAKRLSVEKSTCLKGNAMWFGFESKNWIMNQKIILEVVPWVDKKLSRGWSLENRRSIIEQCKTSNLAQKMINSDDFCVCVLDKIQTKYKFQEFQKLLPVERSKFFKDSGNSCFGETSTSNTVYADLRNQASLLVKQGKYGDAIAKLGIIINDGKGTVLDYSAIGNAYLMTKQYGKALKYLQEGEKLDDTELLIKLNLAHAYLLNDNYKEAKTIYKKYQKQNVTDSLSWVQKTELDFKAFQKAGIQNEDFERVLKLIKE; encoded by the coding sequence ATGAGAAAAAAATATTTTCTATTATTTATTGCACTACAAATTACTATAAATACTTTTTCGCAACAAGACGGCTATTGGGATAAAGACAGATCTACCACTAAAGAAGTCAATGTTTCAGCTAGAGACCGAATTGTTATCAAAACGGAGGATCTGCCTTTAGGAACTACTGAAGTTGTATATAGAATCACACTTTTAGATCAAAATCAGCAATTGGCGAGTAGTTTGGTTTCAGTTTTAAAATCGATTCCGGATCCTACTGGGATTAGTCAAGGATCAGCCGGAGCTGTTTTTGTTTTGTCAAAAATATCGGGAGACGATAAGTGTACTTATGCTATTTTTTCAACAGATAAATTAGCTTCTGAGTACAAAGATTCGGGTAAAACCTTAGAGTCCTGCTTGGTTCAGGATGAACCGGTAAGTAAAGATGCCAAGCGACTTTCTGTAGAAAAATCAACCTGTTTGAAAGGAAATGCCATGTGGTTTGGTTTTGAAAGCAAAAACTGGATCATGAATCAAAAAATCATTTTGGAAGTTGTGCCTTGGGTTGATAAAAAATTAAGCCGTGGCTGGAGTCTTGAGAATAGAAGAAGCATTATTGAGCAATGTAAAACTTCTAATTTGGCTCAAAAAATGATTAATTCAGATGATTTTTGTGTTTGTGTGCTGGATAAAATCCAAACAAAATATAAGTTTCAGGAATTTCAAAAATTATTGCCGGTAGAGCGTTCTAAGTTCTTTAAGGATTCAGGGAATAGTTGTTTTGGTGAAACGAGCACTTCTAACACTGTTTATGCTGATTTGCGTAACCAAGCGTCGCTTTTGGTAAAACAAGGCAAATACGGCGATGCAATTGCAAAATTAGGGATAATTATAAATGATGGTAAAGGTACGGTTCTGGATTATAGCGCCATTGGGAATGCTTACCTGATGACTAAGCAATACGGAAAAGCCTTAAAATACCTGCAAGAAGGTGAAAAACTTGATGATACAGAGTTGTTGATTAAATTGAATTTGGCGCACGCATACTTGCTGAATGATAATTATAAAGAAGCTAAAACGATCTATAAAAAATATCAAAAACAAAACGTAACCGATAGTTTGAGTTGGGTTCAAAAAACAGAGTTAGATTTTAAAGCTTTCCAAAAAGCTGGAATCCAAAACGAGGATTTTGAAAGAGTGCTGAAGTTGATAAAAGAATAA
- a CDS encoding DUF4382 domain-containing protein, with the protein MKTIKIILTLIFLGFLTNSCNDDNDDSNNAMKATYPYTVSMTDAPGPYEAVLIDLKGVEITGNNGQTVALNVIPGIYDLLELSNGTTTLIATDTLESANVEQIRLILGPNNSVVVNNISYPLSTPSAEQSGLKLQVHQTLQSGIIYNVLLDFDANQSIVAQGNGGYKLKPVIRTIETAISGIIKGKISPMGTLAVVSATSDVAYSTNVNDSGDFQLLGLPPGTYTVTVTPASPLLPVTISGVVVTAGQTTDIGTITF; encoded by the coding sequence ATGAAAACAATAAAAATAATCCTGACTCTTATCTTTCTTGGATTTTTAACGAATTCATGTAATGATGATAACGATGATAGTAATAATGCCATGAAAGCAACTTATCCGTATACCGTTTCCATGACTGATGCTCCAGGCCCATATGAAGCTGTACTTATAGACCTTAAAGGTGTTGAAATAACTGGAAATAATGGACAAACAGTTGCACTAAATGTGATTCCGGGTATTTACGACCTTCTAGAACTATCAAACGGAACAACAACACTTATTGCTACCGATACATTAGAAAGTGCCAATGTGGAGCAAATAAGACTCATATTAGGACCTAATAATTCCGTTGTAGTAAATAACATAAGTTACCCTTTGAGTACGCCCAGTGCAGAACAATCAGGATTAAAACTTCAAGTGCATCAAACCCTTCAAAGCGGCATAATTTACAATGTACTTCTCGATTTTGATGCCAATCAATCTATAGTTGCTCAAGGCAATGGCGGTTATAAACTTAAACCGGTTATTAGAACAATAGAAACCGCAATAAGCGGAATCATCAAAGGAAAAATTTCACCAATGGGCACTTTGGCTGTAGTTAGTGCCACTTCGGATGTTGCTTATTCTACAAATGTAAATGACAGCGGTGATTTCCAACTTTTAGGACTTCCTCCAGGAACTTATACTGTGACCGTCACACCAGCATCACCCTTGCTCCCTGTGACCATAAGTGGAGTCGTCGTTACTGCAGGACAAACAACGGACATAGGAACAATAACTTTTTAG
- a CDS encoding metal-dependent hydrolase, with the protein MKVTFYGHASLGIEVSGKHILVDPYISANPKAAHIDINTLKADFILITHAHGDHILDVEAIAKRTGAVIVSNYEIATHYGAKGFKNHPMNHGGSWSFDFGKLKYVNAVHSSTFPDGSNGGNPGGFVIEGEHKNIYIAGDTALTMDMKLIPMRTKLDLAILPIGDNFTMDVDDAIIASDFVACDKILGMHYDTFGYIEINHEEAIKKFFDKGKDLMLLEIGGYIEL; encoded by the coding sequence ATGAAAGTAACATTCTATGGTCACGCCTCTTTGGGGATTGAAGTGAGTGGTAAGCACATACTTGTTGATCCTTATATTTCAGCCAATCCAAAAGCGGCGCATATTGATATTAATACCCTGAAAGCTGATTTTATTCTGATTACCCATGCGCATGGCGATCATATTCTGGATGTAGAAGCTATTGCTAAAAGAACAGGAGCAGTAATTGTTTCCAATTATGAAATAGCTACTCATTATGGAGCGAAGGGATTTAAAAATCATCCTATGAATCATGGAGGGAGTTGGAGTTTTGATTTCGGAAAGCTAAAATATGTCAATGCAGTACATTCCAGTACTTTTCCTGATGGGAGTAATGGTGGGAATCCAGGTGGTTTTGTAATAGAGGGTGAACATAAAAATATTTACATAGCTGGGGACACTGCACTTACAATGGATATGAAATTAATCCCGATGCGAACCAAGCTTGATTTGGCTATTTTGCCAATTGGAGATAATTTTACGATGGATGTTGATGATGCCATAATTGCTTCAGATTTTGTGGCTTGCGATAAAATTCTTGGTATGCACTACGATACGTTTGGTTATATTGAGATTAATCATGAGGAAGCTATCAAGAAGTTTTTTGACAAAGGAAAAGATTTGATGTTACTTGAAATTGGTGGTTATATCGAATTGTAA
- a CDS encoding alpha-ketoacid dehydrogenase subunit alpha/beta: MIKEKVNTGLTFEDFRTEVLNDYRIAIISRECSLLGRKEVLTGKAKFGIFGDGKEVPQLAMAKSFKNGDFRSGYYRDQTFMMAIGELTVQQFFAGLYAHTDINQEPMSAGRQMGGHFATHSLNEDGSWKNLTEQKNSSSDISPTAGQMPRLLGLAQASKIYRNVPGIENASNFSINGNEIAWGTIGNASTSEGLFFETINAAGVLQVPMVMSVWDDEYGISVHAKHQTTKENISEILKGYQREEGTNGFEILKVKGWDYVDLIATYEKAAEIAREKHIPVLIHVDQLTQPQGHSSSGSHERYKNAARLAWEKDFDCIRQMKLWMIAINIATPEEIEAIDLEAKKEVFEGKKAAWNAFIEPIVEEQNELVAILERVAVSSNRKEEILRNVSNLKGIKSPLKKEILVIARKTLRLVINEEDKLELSRWITNYISKTQEKFSSNLYSNSDLNVFSVKEVLPVYSENNKEDIDGRMILRDNFDAIFSKYPEALIFGEDAGNIGDVNQGLEGMQEKYGELRVADVGIREASILGQGIGMALRGLRPIAEIQYLDYLLYAIQIMSDDLATLQYRTVGKQKAPLIIRTRGHRLEGIWHSGSPMGMIINAIRGIHVLVPRNMTQAAGFYNSLLECDEPALVIECLNGYRLKEKMPLNYGEFKTPIGVIETLKTGNDITLVSYGSTLRLVEQAAKELLEVGIDCEVIDIQSLLPLDVNQDIIKSVAKTNRLLVIDEDLPGGASAYILQQILEQQDAYKYLDSKPQTLTAKEHRPAYGTDGDYFSKPSAEDIFEKVYAMMNEANPSKYPSLY; encoded by the coding sequence ATGATAAAAGAGAAAGTGAATACTGGTTTAACATTTGAAGACTTTAGAACCGAAGTCCTGAATGATTACAGAATCGCCATAATAAGCAGAGAATGTAGTTTATTAGGTCGAAAAGAAGTATTAACCGGAAAAGCCAAATTCGGAATATTTGGTGATGGTAAAGAAGTTCCGCAACTTGCCATGGCTAAATCCTTTAAAAATGGAGATTTCCGTTCCGGATATTATCGCGATCAAACTTTTATGATGGCCATAGGTGAATTGACAGTACAACAATTCTTTGCCGGATTATATGCACATACAGATATAAATCAAGAACCAATGTCGGCTGGAAGGCAAATGGGAGGGCATTTTGCAACCCATAGCTTAAATGAAGATGGATCTTGGAAAAACTTAACTGAACAAAAAAATTCTAGTTCAGATATTTCTCCTACAGCTGGACAAATGCCACGTTTATTAGGATTAGCACAAGCATCTAAAATATACAGAAATGTTCCAGGTATTGAAAATGCAAGCAATTTTTCTATAAATGGAAATGAAATTGCTTGGGGAACTATTGGAAATGCAAGTACATCTGAAGGTTTATTTTTTGAAACCATAAATGCTGCCGGTGTATTACAAGTTCCTATGGTAATGAGCGTTTGGGATGATGAGTACGGAATTTCTGTACATGCAAAACACCAAACTACCAAAGAGAATATTTCTGAAATCTTAAAAGGATACCAAAGAGAAGAAGGAACTAACGGATTTGAAATCCTTAAAGTAAAAGGTTGGGATTATGTAGATTTGATTGCTACTTATGAAAAAGCGGCAGAAATTGCACGTGAAAAACATATCCCAGTTTTGATTCACGTTGATCAACTAACACAACCTCAAGGACACTCAAGCTCTGGTTCACACGAAAGATATAAAAATGCAGCTCGATTAGCTTGGGAAAAAGATTTTGACTGTATTCGTCAGATGAAATTATGGATGATTGCCATTAACATTGCAACACCAGAAGAGATTGAAGCTATTGATCTAGAAGCTAAAAAAGAAGTTTTTGAGGGCAAAAAAGCCGCTTGGAATGCTTTTATTGAACCAATTGTAGAAGAACAAAACGAATTGGTAGCCATATTAGAAAGAGTAGCTGTTAGCAGTAATAGAAAAGAAGAAATTCTTAGAAATGTATCTAACCTAAAAGGGATTAAATCTCCTCTAAAAAAGGAAATATTGGTAATCGCACGTAAAACATTACGTTTGGTTATCAATGAAGAAGATAAATTAGAATTATCCCGTTGGATTACCAACTACATTAGCAAAACACAAGAAAAATTCAGCAGTAACTTATATTCAAACTCAGATTTGAATGTGTTTTCAGTTAAAGAAGTTCTACCAGTATATTCTGAAAACAACAAAGAAGATATCGATGGTAGAATGATCTTGAGAGATAACTTTGATGCTATTTTTTCAAAATACCCAGAAGCATTAATTTTTGGGGAAGATGCAGGAAATATTGGTGATGTTAACCAAGGTCTTGAAGGAATGCAAGAGAAATATGGAGAGTTACGCGTTGCCGATGTTGGAATTCGTGAAGCTTCTATATTAGGGCAAGGAATCGGAATGGCTTTAAGAGGATTACGTCCTATTGCCGAAATTCAGTATTTGGATTACCTATTATATGCTATCCAAATCATGAGTGACGATTTAGCCACTTTGCAATACAGAACCGTTGGAAAACAAAAAGCGCCACTTATTATTCGTACTCGTGGGCACCGCTTAGAAGGTATTTGGCATTCAGGCTCTCCAATGGGAATGATTATCAATGCCATTAGAGGAATTCACGTTTTGGTTCCAAGAAACATGACACAAGCAGCTGGTTTTTACAACTCTTTATTAGAATGCGACGAACCTGCTTTGGTTATCGAATGTTTGAACGGATACCGTTTGAAAGAAAAAATGCCTTTGAATTATGGTGAATTCAAAACACCAATTGGAGTTATTGAAACGCTGAAAACAGGAAACGATATTACACTTGTTTCCTATGGTTCAACATTACGATTAGTAGAACAAGCTGCCAAAGAACTACTTGAAGTAGGAATTGATTGCGAAGTTATTGATATACAATCTTTACTCCCACTTGATGTTAATCAGGATATTATAAAAAGTGTTGCAAAAACCAACAGATTATTGGTTATAGACGAAGATCTTCCAGGTGGAGCTTCTGCTTATATTTTGCAACAAATTTTAGAACAGCAAGACGCTTATAAATACCTAGACAGCAAGCCACAAACCTTGACTGCCAAAGAACATAGACCTGCTTACGGAACAGATGGAGATTACTTCTCTAAACCTTCTGCAGAAGATATTTTTGAAAAAGTATATGCTATGATGAACGAAGCAAATCCTTCAAAATATCCAAGTTTGTATTAA